From the Pseudomonas sp. SORT22 genome, one window contains:
- a CDS encoding hydroxymethylpyrimidine/phosphomethylpyrimidine kinase: protein MNTYSSRPVVLCLSGHDPSGGAGLQADIEALIAQGCHAAPAVTALTVQDTVNVTDFRVLDREWVLAQANAVLADSTVAAVKLGMLGSTEMVDTVVELLSAHPHLPLVCDPVLRAGGGGRLGKDEVGYAMRERLLPLATIATPNLPEARILAELPDGSADECAEKLLPFVRHLLITGGHGDEHEIHNRLYSRDGQRHTWTCQRLPGSYHGSGCTLASALAGRLALGEQLQSAVRSALDYTWRTLRDAEQLGKGQYVPRRLPLDFCS from the coding sequence ATGAATACCTACAGCTCCCGCCCCGTTGTCCTCTGTCTCTCCGGCCACGACCCCAGTGGCGGTGCCGGCTTGCAGGCAGATATCGAAGCCCTGATTGCGCAAGGCTGTCATGCCGCTCCGGCCGTGACCGCCCTGACCGTTCAGGATACCGTCAATGTCACTGACTTCCGTGTCCTCGACCGCGAGTGGGTACTGGCCCAGGCCAATGCCGTGCTTGCCGATTCGACCGTAGCGGCGGTCAAGCTGGGCATGCTCGGCTCGACCGAAATGGTCGATACCGTGGTCGAACTGCTCAGTGCCCACCCGCACCTGCCGCTGGTCTGCGACCCGGTCCTGCGCGCTGGCGGCGGTGGCCGCCTGGGCAAGGATGAAGTCGGCTACGCCATGCGCGAACGCCTGCTGCCGCTGGCAACCATTGCTACCCCCAACCTTCCCGAAGCGCGCATCCTGGCCGAGCTGCCCGACGGCAGCGCCGATGAATGCGCCGAAAAACTCCTGCCGTTTGTCAGACACCTGCTGATCACCGGCGGTCACGGTGACGAACACGAAATCCACAACCGCCTGTACAGCCGCGACGGCCAGCGTCATACCTGGACCTGCCAGCGCCTGCCCGGCAGTTACCACGGTTCCGGCTGCACCCTGGCCAGCGCCCTGGCCGGCCGCCTGGCCCTTGGCGAGCAACTGCAAAGCGCGGTGCGTTCGGCCCTGGACTACACCTGGCGAACCCTGCGCGACGCCGAGCAACTGGGCAAAGGCCAGTACGTGCCGCGCCGCCTGCCCCTGGATTTCTGTTCCTGA
- a CDS encoding acyl-CoA dehydrogenase family protein yields MNLHQYAETHEVTNQPPSLDGANLYRIDLPLQEWSRRYGAGWAQERIDAYGALAGGPLMAAGFLANQNKPQFSSHDRYGHRIDLVEFHPAYHELMRTAIEHGLPSLPWTDPREGAHVARASMTYLHSQAEAGSGCPLTMTFAAVPALKLQPELAEYWLPKVLATEYDPRNLGDRHKAGVTLGMAMTEKQGGTDVRANTTRAYPVGAPGPGQAYELVGHKWFCSAPMCDAFLTLAQTDKGLSCFLLPRHRPDDSRNQFYIQRLKNKLGNCSNASSEVEFRGALAWMIGEEGRGVPTIIEMVAMTRFDCMVGSSALMRQALTQAAHHCAHRQVGGRLLAEQPLMQNVLADLALESEAALALSLRMGRALDQPDDPHQTRFARLITAVGKYWICKRAPAMINEAAECMGGAGYVEDSILPRLYREAPVNSTWEGSGNVQCLDVLRALSKEPGVLDTLFAELGDGHGDPRLAAHIGNLKAAFADTADIQYRARQLTEDIAVGLQAKLLLEAGNAAVSDAFIASRLGGNGRVYGVLPRGVDVAALVQRSTPNWPL; encoded by the coding sequence ATGAACCTGCACCAGTACGCTGAAACCCATGAGGTCACCAACCAGCCACCGTCCCTGGACGGGGCCAACCTGTACCGCATCGACCTGCCACTGCAGGAATGGTCGCGGCGCTACGGGGCGGGTTGGGCGCAGGAGCGCATCGACGCGTACGGTGCCCTGGCCGGCGGGCCGCTGATGGCCGCAGGCTTTCTGGCCAACCAGAACAAGCCGCAGTTCAGCAGCCATGACCGTTATGGCCATCGCATCGACCTGGTGGAGTTCCATCCGGCCTATCATGAACTGATGCGCACGGCCATCGAGCATGGCCTGCCGTCCTTGCCGTGGACCGACCCGCGTGAAGGCGCGCATGTCGCCCGCGCCTCGATGACCTACCTGCACAGCCAGGCCGAAGCCGGTAGTGGTTGCCCGCTGACCATGACCTTTGCCGCGGTGCCGGCGCTCAAGCTGCAACCTGAGCTGGCCGAGTACTGGCTGCCGAAAGTGCTGGCCACCGAATACGACCCGCGCAACCTCGGCGATCGCCACAAGGCCGGCGTGACCCTGGGCATGGCCATGACCGAGAAGCAGGGCGGCACCGATGTGCGTGCCAACACCACCCGCGCCTATCCGGTGGGAGCACCCGGCCCGGGACAGGCCTATGAGCTGGTCGGGCATAAATGGTTCTGTTCGGCGCCGATGTGTGATGCCTTCCTGACCCTGGCGCAGACTGACAAGGGCTTGAGCTGCTTCCTGCTGCCGCGCCACCGCCCGGATGACAGCCGCAACCAGTTCTATATCCAGCGCCTGAAGAACAAGCTCGGCAACTGCTCCAACGCCTCCAGCGAGGTCGAGTTCCGTGGCGCCCTGGCCTGGATGATCGGCGAAGAAGGCCGCGGCGTGCCGACCATCATCGAGATGGTGGCCATGACCCGCTTCGACTGCATGGTCGGCTCCAGCGCCCTGATGCGTCAGGCCCTGACCCAGGCTGCCCATCATTGTGCCCATCGCCAGGTCGGCGGGCGCTTGCTGGCCGAGCAGCCATTGATGCAGAACGTGTTGGCCGATCTGGCCCTGGAAAGCGAAGCGGCGCTGGCCCTGAGCCTGCGCATGGGCCGCGCCCTCGACCAGCCGGATGATCCGCACCAGACGCGTTTTGCCCGCTTGATTACCGCCGTGGGCAAGTACTGGATCTGCAAGCGTGCGCCGGCAATGATCAACGAAGCGGCCGAATGCATGGGCGGCGCCGGTTATGTCGAAGATAGCATCCTGCCGCGGCTGTACCGCGAAGCGCCGGTCAACTCGACCTGGGAAGGTTCGGGCAATGTCCAGTGTCTGGACGTGTTGCGGGCACTGTCCAAGGAGCCAGGTGTGCTCGACACGTTGTTCGCCGAGCTCGGTGATGGCCACGGCGACCCGCGCCTGGCCGCACATATCGGTAACCTCAAGGCGGCCTTTGCCGACACCGCGGACATCCAGTACCGCGCCCGCCAGCTCACCGAAGACATCGCCGTCGGCCTGCAGGCCAAGCTGCTGCTCGAAGCCGGTAACGCCGCGGTCAGCGATGCCTTTATTGCCAGCCGCCTGGGCGGCAATGGCCGGGTGTATGGCGTACTGCCCCGTGGCGTCGACGTCGCCGCGCTGGTGCAACGCTCGACCCCGAACTGGCCGCTCTAA
- the miaB gene encoding tRNA (N6-isopentenyl adenosine(37)-C2)-methylthiotransferase MiaB yields MAKKLYIETHGCQMNEYDSSRMVDLLGEHQALEVTARAEDADVILLNTCSIRERAQDRVYSQLGRWRELKDLKPDMVIAVGGCVASQEGESIRKRAPYVDVVFGPQTLHRLPEMIDAARTTRLPQVDVSFPEIEKFDHLPEPRIDGPTAYVSVMEGCSKYCTFCVVPYTRGEEVSRPFDDVLAEVIHLAENGVREVTLLGQNVNGYRGQTHDGRLADLAELIRVVAAVDGIERIRYTTSHPLEFSDSLIQAHAEVPELVKHLHLPVQSGSDRVLAAMKRNHTVLEYKSKLRKLKAAVPGICISSDFIVGFPGETEKDFEQTMKLVADVGFDFSYSFVYSQRPGTPASDLPDETPEELKKERLKALQHRLDTQGFEISRQMVGTVQRILVTDYSRRDPGQLQGRTENNRIVNFRCDNPKLIGQFVDIHIDDARPHSLFGSLAH; encoded by the coding sequence ATGGCCAAGAAGCTTTACATCGAAACCCACGGTTGCCAGATGAACGAGTACGACAGCTCGCGCATGGTCGATCTGCTGGGTGAACATCAAGCCCTTGAAGTCACGGCCCGCGCCGAAGACGCCGACGTCATCCTGCTCAACACCTGCTCGATCCGCGAGCGTGCCCAGGACCGGGTGTACTCCCAGCTGGGCCGCTGGCGTGAACTCAAGGACCTCAAACCGGACATGGTCATCGCCGTCGGCGGCTGCGTGGCCAGCCAGGAAGGCGAGTCGATCCGCAAGCGCGCGCCCTATGTCGACGTGGTCTTCGGCCCGCAGACCCTGCACCGCCTGCCGGAGATGATCGACGCCGCACGCACCACGCGCCTGCCGCAGGTCGATGTGTCGTTCCCGGAGATCGAAAAATTCGACCACCTGCCCGAGCCACGCATCGACGGCCCCACCGCCTATGTCTCAGTGATGGAAGGCTGCAGCAAGTACTGCACCTTCTGCGTGGTGCCCTACACCCGCGGCGAGGAAGTCAGCCGGCCGTTCGACGACGTGCTGGCCGAGGTCATCCACCTGGCCGAGAACGGCGTGCGTGAAGTCACCCTGCTGGGGCAGAACGTCAACGGCTACCGCGGCCAGACCCACGACGGCCGCCTTGCCGACCTTGCCGAGCTGATCCGCGTGGTCGCCGCCGTCGATGGCATCGAGCGCATCCGCTACACCACCTCGCACCCGCTGGAATTTTCCGACAGCCTGATCCAGGCCCACGCCGAGGTGCCGGAGCTGGTCAAGCACCTGCACCTGCCGGTGCAATCGGGCTCCGACCGGGTGCTGGCGGCGATGAAGCGCAACCACACCGTCCTCGAGTACAAGTCCAAGCTGCGCAAGCTCAAGGCGGCGGTACCGGGCATCTGCATCAGCTCGGACTTCATTGTCGGCTTCCCCGGCGAAACCGAGAAAGACTTCGAGCAGACCATGAAGCTGGTGGCCGACGTCGGTTTCGATTTTTCCTACTCGTTCGTCTACAGCCAGCGCCCGGGCACCCCGGCCTCGGACTTGCCGGACGAAACCCCGGAAGAACTGAAAAAAGAGCGCCTCAAGGCCCTGCAGCACCGCCTCGACACCCAGGGCTTCGAGATCAGCCGACAAATGGTCGGTACGGTCCAGCGCATTCTGGTCACCGACTACTCGCGCCGCGATCCTGGCCAGTTGCAGGGGCGTACCGAGAATAATCGTATCGTCAACTTTCGCTGCGACAATCCCAAGCTGATCGGCCAGTTCGTCGATATCCATATCGACGACGCGCGCCCACACTCGCTGTTCGGCTCGCTGGCCCACTGA
- a CDS encoding hybrid sensor histidine kinase/response regulator — MRYLLIVVLGWLPLLAPAVDFDDSTRSLPLGQVMQVFEDRDGNASIAQVSAPSFAEHFRPHRAEVLNAGYSTSVFWLKVQLRYTALPSAAPRAWLLELAYPPLDHLELYLADASGTFHLAQRTGDALPYASRQIKQNNYLFELPFTPGQTTTAYLRLHSEGSVQAPLTLWSAQAYLEAQPTRLYVLGLIYGVLLGMLVYNLFIYLSVRDTSYLYYILYIASFGLYQVSVNGAGVAYFWPDSPWWANAATPMFIGAAGLFGCQFARSFLQLSNHSRVFDAVLKVLMGCGALVMLLSLTSSYGVALRLATALALLFTVCIFAAGIFAWRRGLRVARYFIIAWSAFLLGGLVNTLMVLGYLPNVFLTMYASQIGSALEVGLLSLALADRINSMRDEQARTLRETGRTLEQLNIELANSNRLKDQFLATVTHELRTPMNGVIGSLELMQTMSLDGELAQYQHTASSAAQDMMGMVDDILILTELQAGRLSAQNAPFSLRSLLQEVRAEYAAPAMAKGLYLSLDIPAELPDVLIGDRHKLAMCLGYLMDNGIKFTHQGGVMLQARGTRLGPDLLGLSISVSDSGIGFDCLDEATLYQRFFQVDGSMTREYGGLGIGLAICRQLVELIGARLQHESNPGLGSRFELNLSVPLSPPQAQLGMPRPGLNHG; from the coding sequence ATGCGCTATTTGCTGATTGTTGTGCTGGGCTGGTTGCCGTTACTGGCCCCGGCGGTCGATTTCGACGACTCCACCCGCAGCTTGCCGCTGGGGCAAGTGATGCAAGTGTTCGAAGACCGCGATGGCAATGCCAGCATTGCGCAGGTCAGTGCGCCCTCGTTCGCCGAGCATTTTCGCCCGCACCGGGCCGAGGTCCTCAACGCCGGTTACTCCACCTCGGTGTTCTGGCTGAAAGTCCAGCTGCGCTACACCGCCTTGCCCTCGGCTGCGCCCCGCGCCTGGTTGCTGGAACTGGCCTACCCGCCGCTCGATCACCTGGAACTCTACCTGGCCGACGCCAGCGGCACCTTCCACCTGGCCCAGCGCACCGGCGACGCCTTGCCCTATGCCAGCCGGCAGATCAAACAGAACAACTACCTGTTCGAATTACCGTTCACCCCCGGCCAGACCACCACCGCTTATTTGCGCCTGCACAGCGAAGGTTCGGTGCAAGCGCCGCTGACCCTGTGGTCGGCCCAGGCTTACCTCGAAGCACAGCCCACCCGCTTGTACGTGTTGGGCCTGATCTACGGCGTATTGCTGGGGATGCTGGTGTACAACCTGTTCATCTACCTGAGCGTACGCGACACCAGTTACCTGTATTACATCCTCTACATCGCCTCGTTCGGCCTGTACCAGGTGTCGGTCAACGGCGCTGGCGTGGCGTATTTCTGGCCGGACAGTCCCTGGTGGGCGAACGCCGCCACGCCGATGTTCATCGGCGCGGCAGGTTTGTTCGGTTGCCAGTTTGCCCGCAGTTTCCTGCAATTGAGCAATCACAGCCGTGTCTTCGATGCAGTGCTCAAGGTGCTGATGGGCTGCGGCGCGCTGGTCATGCTGTTGTCGCTGACCAGCAGCTACGGTGTTGCCCTGCGCCTGGCCACCGCCTTGGCCCTGCTGTTTACCGTGTGCATTTTCGCCGCCGGGATTTTCGCCTGGCGCCGTGGTTTGCGCGTGGCCCGCTACTTCATCATCGCCTGGTCGGCATTCTTGCTCGGCGGCCTGGTCAACACCCTGATGGTGCTGGGTTACCTGCCGAACGTGTTCCTGACCATGTATGCCAGCCAGATCGGTTCGGCGCTGGAGGTCGGCCTGTTGTCCCTGGCCCTGGCCGACCGCATCAACAGCATGCGCGACGAGCAGGCCCGGACCCTGCGCGAAACCGGCCGTACCCTGGAACAGCTGAACATCGAGCTGGCCAACAGCAACCGTCTCAAGGACCAGTTCCTGGCTACCGTCACCCACGAACTGCGCACGCCGATGAACGGTGTGATCGGTTCGCTGGAACTGATGCAGACCATGTCGCTGGACGGCGAGCTGGCCCAGTACCAGCACACCGCAAGCTCCGCGGCCCAGGACATGATGGGCATGGTCGATGACATCCTCATCCTCACCGAACTGCAGGCCGGCCGCCTCAGCGCGCAAAATGCACCGTTCAGCCTGCGCTCGCTGCTGCAGGAAGTGCGTGCCGAATACGCCGCGCCGGCCATGGCCAAGGGCTTGTACCTGAGCCTGGATATCCCGGCGGAGCTGCCTGACGTACTGATCGGCGATCGACACAAGCTGGCCATGTGCCTGGGTTACCTGATGGACAACGGCATCAAATTCACCCACCAGGGTGGAGTCATGTTGCAGGCCCGCGGCACACGGCTGGGGCCGGACCTGTTGGGCCTGAGCATCAGTGTCAGCGACAGCGGCATCGGTTTTGACTGCCTGGACGAAGCCACGCTGTACCAGCGCTTCTTCCAGGTCGACGGTTCGATGACCCGTGAATACGGCGGCTTGGGCATTGGCCTGGCGATTTGCCGGCAGCTGGTCGAGTTGATCGGTGCACGCCTGCAGCACGAATCCAACCCGGGCCTGGGCAGCCGTTTCGAGCTGAACCTGAGCGTGCCCTTGAGCCCGCCCCAGGCGCAGTTGGGCATGCCTCGGCCAGGGTTAAACCACGGCTAG
- a CDS encoding PhoH family protein has protein sequence MNAPIEPLRFILEPFEAHRFANLCGQFDEHLRLIEQRLAIEIRNRGNQFELIGEPKHTSSAEQLLRRLYREAKATELSPEMVHLYLQESAVEELENPAVNEVSVSLRTRKGMIRPRGLNQQRYVKEILGNDINFGIGPAGTGKTYLAVACAVDALEREQVRRILLVRPAVEAGEKLGFLPGDLAQKIDPYLRPLYDALYEMLGFEHVAKLIERQVIEIAPLAYMRGRTLNNSFIILDESQNTTVEQMKMFLTRIGFGSTAVITGDITQVDLPRGTKSGLAHVIEVLKGVPGISFTHFQPKDVVRHPLVQRIVEAYERFDSQQQNPTEGKHRDA, from the coding sequence TTGAACGCACCTATCGAACCACTTCGTTTCATCCTCGAGCCTTTCGAGGCCCATCGCTTCGCCAACCTGTGCGGGCAGTTCGACGAGCATTTGCGCCTGATCGAACAGCGCCTGGCCATCGAAATCCGCAACCGCGGCAATCAGTTCGAACTGATCGGCGAACCCAAGCACACCTCCTCTGCCGAGCAACTGCTGCGCCGCCTCTATCGCGAGGCCAAGGCCACCGAGCTGTCGCCGGAAATGGTCCACCTGTACCTGCAGGAATCGGCCGTCGAAGAGCTGGAGAACCCGGCCGTCAACGAAGTCAGTGTTTCCTTGCGCACGCGCAAGGGCATGATTCGTCCGCGCGGGCTGAACCAGCAGCGCTACGTGAAGGAAATCCTCGGCAACGACATCAACTTCGGCATCGGCCCGGCCGGTACCGGCAAGACCTACCTGGCCGTGGCCTGCGCGGTTGATGCCCTGGAGCGTGAACAGGTGCGACGCATCCTGCTGGTGCGTCCGGCGGTCGAAGCGGGTGAAAAACTCGGCTTCCTGCCCGGCGACCTGGCACAGAAGATCGACCCGTACCTGCGCCCGCTGTATGACGCGCTGTACGAGATGCTCGGCTTTGAACACGTGGCCAAGCTGATCGAACGCCAGGTGATCGAGATCGCACCGCTGGCCTACATGCGCGGGCGCACCCTGAACAACAGCTTCATCATCCTCGACGAAAGCCAGAACACCACGGTCGAGCAGATGAAGATGTTCCTCACCCGCATTGGTTTCGGTTCCACCGCGGTGATCACCGGTGACATCACCCAGGTCGACCTGCCGCGTGGCACCAAGTCGGGCCTGGCCCATGTCATCGAGGTGCTCAAGGGCGTGCCGGGCATCAGCTTTACGCACTTCCAGCCCAAGGACGTGGTCCGCCATCCGTTGGTGCAGCGCATTGTCGAGGCCTACGAGCGCTTCGACAGCCAGCAGCAGAACCCGACCGAAGGCAAACACCGCGATGCTTGA
- a CDS encoding DUF1820 family protein: MTKREAPIYKVIFLNQGQVYEMYAKQIYQSDLWGFLEVEEFVFGERTQVVVDPSEEKLKAQFEGVVRSFVPMHSIVRIDEVERLGTPKISEARGTGNVMPFPMPMPEK; the protein is encoded by the coding sequence ATGACCAAACGCGAAGCTCCGATCTACAAAGTGATCTTTCTCAACCAGGGCCAGGTGTACGAGATGTACGCCAAACAGATCTACCAAAGCGATCTGTGGGGCTTCCTTGAGGTCGAGGAGTTTGTCTTTGGCGAGCGCACCCAGGTGGTGGTCGACCCGAGCGAAGAAAAGCTCAAGGCCCAGTTCGAAGGCGTGGTGCGCAGCTTTGTGCCGATGCATTCGATCGTGCGTATCGACGAGGTGGAGCGTCTGGGCACGCCGAAGATCAGCGAAGCACGCGGTACTGGCAATGTAATGCCATTCCCGATGCCAATGCCGGAAAAGTAA
- the hemL gene encoding glutamate-1-semialdehyde 2,1-aminomutase translates to MSRSETLFANAQKHIPGGVNSPVRAFKSVGGTPLFFKHAAGAYVTDEDDKRYVDYVGSWGPMILGHSHPDVLDSVRKQLEHGLSYGAPTAMETEMADLVCSIVPSMEMVRMVSSGTEATMSAIRLARGYTGRDSIIKFEGCYHGHSDSLLVKAGSGLLTQGVPSSAGVPAAFAKHTLTLPFNDIDAVEKMLAEVGQEVACIIVEPVAGNMNCVPPAPGFLEGLRTLCDKHGVVLIFDEVMTGFRVALGGAQAHYGVTPDLSTFGKIVGGGMPVGCFGGKRKIMEQIAPLGPVYQAGTLSGNPLAMAAGLTTLKLISRPGFHDELSAFTSRLLDGLQQRADAAGIPFVTTQAGGMFGLYFSGADDIVTFDDVMASDAERFKRFFHLMLEGGVYLAPSAFEAGFTSIAHGDTELQITLDAAEKAFAKL, encoded by the coding sequence ATGTCTCGTTCCGAAACCCTGTTTGCCAACGCCCAGAAACACATCCCCGGTGGCGTCAACTCGCCGGTGCGGGCGTTCAAGAGCGTTGGCGGCACGCCACTGTTCTTCAAGCATGCCGCTGGCGCCTATGTCACCGATGAAGATGACAAACGCTACGTCGACTACGTTGGTTCCTGGGGCCCGATGATCCTTGGCCACAGCCACCCGGACGTGCTCGACTCGGTGCGCAAGCAGCTGGAACACGGTTTGTCTTATGGCGCGCCAACCGCCATGGAAACCGAAATGGCCGATCTGGTCTGCTCGATCGTGCCCTCGATGGAAATGGTCCGCATGGTCAGCTCCGGCACCGAAGCGACCATGAGCGCCATCCGTCTGGCCCGTGGTTACACCGGCCGCGACAGCATCATCAAGTTCGAAGGCTGCTACCACGGCCACTCCGACAGCCTGCTGGTCAAAGCTGGTTCCGGCCTGTTGACCCAGGGCGTGCCAAGCTCCGCCGGCGTGCCGGCAGCCTTCGCCAAACACACCCTGACCCTGCCGTTCAACGACATCGACGCGGTCGAGAAGATGCTCGCCGAAGTCGGCCAGGAGGTCGCCTGCATCATCGTCGAGCCGGTAGCCGGCAACATGAACTGCGTGCCACCGGCGCCGGGCTTCCTCGAAGGCCTGCGTACGCTGTGTGACAAGCATGGCGTGGTGTTGATTTTTGACGAAGTGATGACCGGTTTTCGCGTCGCCCTGGGTGGCGCCCAGGCGCACTATGGTGTTACTCCGGACCTGTCGACCTTCGGCAAGATCGTCGGCGGCGGCATGCCGGTCGGTTGCTTCGGCGGCAAGCGCAAGATCATGGAACAGATCGCGCCGCTGGGTCCGGTCTACCAGGCCGGCACCCTGTCGGGCAACCCGCTGGCCATGGCCGCCGGCCTGACCACCCTCAAGCTGATCAGCCGCCCGGGCTTTCATGACGAGCTGAGCGCCTTCACCAGCCGCCTGCTCGATGGCCTGCAACAGCGCGCCGATGCTGCTGGCATCCCGTTCGTCACCACCCAGGCCGGTGGCATGTTCGGCCTGTACTTCAGTGGCGCCGACGATATCGTTACTTTCGATGACGTCATGGCCAGCGATGCCGAGCGCTTCAAGCGCTTCTTCCACCTGATGCTCGAAGGTGGCGTGTACCTCGCGCCAAGCGCCTTCGAAGCCGGCTTTACCTCGATCGCCCACGGTGACACCGAGCTGCAGATCACCCTGGATGCGGCTGAGAAGGCGTTTGCCAAGCTGTAA
- the thiE gene encoding thiamine phosphate synthase, with translation MKLRGLYAITDSQLLAGKFLPYVEAALEGGVTLLQYRDKSQDESHRLREAEALAELCARYKTQLIINDDAELAARLGVGVHLGQTDGPLTPARTLLGRNAIIGSTCHAQLDLAEQAAREGASYVAFGRFFNSVTKPGVPAADIALLEQARTRIKLPICVIGGITLDNAAPLVAHGADLLAVIHGLFGADSTQEVTRRARAFNALFASA, from the coding sequence ATGAAGTTACGCGGCCTGTATGCCATCACTGACAGCCAGTTGCTGGCCGGCAAGTTCCTGCCCTATGTCGAAGCGGCGCTTGAAGGCGGCGTGACCTTGCTGCAGTACCGTGACAAAAGTCAGGACGAGTCCCACCGGCTGCGCGAAGCCGAAGCCCTGGCCGAGCTTTGCGCACGCTACAAGACCCAACTGATCATCAACGACGATGCCGAGCTGGCCGCGCGCCTGGGTGTCGGTGTGCACCTGGGCCAGACCGATGGCCCGCTGACGCCAGCGCGCACCCTGCTCGGCCGCAACGCAATCATTGGTTCAACCTGCCACGCGCAACTGGACCTGGCCGAGCAGGCCGCCCGAGAAGGCGCCAGCTACGTCGCCTTTGGCCGCTTCTTCAACTCGGTGACCAAGCCGGGCGTGCCCGCCGCCGACATCGCCTTGCTGGAACAAGCGCGCACCCGCATCAAGCTGCCGATCTGCGTGATCGGCGGCATCACCCTCGACAACGCCGCCCCGCTGGTCGCCCACGGCGCCGACCTGCTGGCGGTGATTCATGGCCTGTTCGGCGCCGACAGCACGCAGGAAGTCACCCGCCGTGCCCGCGCCTTCAACGCCCTGTTCGCATCTGCCTGA
- a CDS encoding tetratricopeptide repeat protein, giving the protein MNRTGRALALGCLLLLQPLLATAGGNSLLIPATGRCTLDSQPEDLPQALAACQDAAKSGDAQAQYELGEFYYEGTNTPRDLNQALSYFEQASLQGHAEAQYRLGSMFYKGEGVAANNVQAYIVLKMAAVNGAEDALDMADEVSAKMPRDELEVATQVLGQIFRKYLLELQTAEGRTPFSPLP; this is encoded by the coding sequence ATGAACCGCACCGGCCGCGCCCTCGCCCTGGGCTGCCTGTTGCTTCTTCAGCCCCTGCTGGCCACGGCAGGCGGTAACTCGTTGCTGATTCCGGCAACGGGCCGCTGCACCCTCGATTCCCAGCCCGAAGACCTGCCGCAAGCCCTCGCCGCCTGCCAGGACGCGGCAAAGTCCGGGGATGCCCAGGCCCAGTACGAGTTGGGTGAGTTCTACTACGAGGGCACCAACACCCCGCGCGACCTCAACCAGGCCCTGAGCTACTTCGAGCAAGCCTCGCTGCAAGGCCACGCCGAGGCGCAATACCGCCTGGGCAGCATGTTCTACAAGGGTGAAGGTGTGGCGGCCAACAATGTGCAGGCCTACATCGTGCTGAAGATGGCGGCGGTCAACGGCGCCGAAGATGCCCTGGACATGGCCGACGAGGTGTCTGCGAAGATGCCCCGCGATGAACTGGAAGTCGCCACCCAGGTGCTGGGGCAGATTTTCCGCAAGTACCTGCTGGAGCTGCAGACCGCCGAAGGCCGCACGCCCTTCTCGCCGCTGCCCTGA